The following coding sequences are from one Streptomyces sp. V3I7 window:
- a CDS encoding YtxH domain-containing protein yields MRYRLTFVAGLAVGYVLGTRAGRERYEQLKKSARRIAENPTVRNTAEAAALQGRRFAGSALHMVGGKVTDHLPHSVTRRVHSLRDRTPDRPYEDDWGTSNT; encoded by the coding sequence ATGCGCTACCGGCTCACGTTCGTCGCCGGACTCGCCGTGGGGTACGTACTGGGCACGAGGGCCGGACGCGAGCGCTACGAGCAGCTCAAGAAGTCCGCCCGGCGGATCGCCGAGAACCCCACCGTCCGCAACACCGCCGAGGCCGCCGCCCTCCAGGGCCGCCGCTTCGCGGGCAGCGCGCTGCACATGGTGGGCGGCAAGGTGACCGACCACCTCCCGCACTCGGTGACCCGACGCGTCCACTCCCTCCGCGACCGGACCCCGGACCGCCCTTACGAGGACGACTGGGGCACGAGCAACACCTAG
- a CDS encoding RNA polymerase sigma factor, which produces MPESSERGRPGPHGSWIPAVPLIPYGTDSGEAVDSAPDVPLPPTLAAIILEVAPVQTQTLTQTDSGTQDEPDAEPGVLAAVPAQGRPARHPEAGGTAPQAPAEPSEPPAEELAGADAAEAVESVRIPVARTETGGPSSDLFRQYLREIGRIPLLTAAEEVELARRVEAGLFAEEKLGTTPDLDSEVALDLDRLVVMGRMAKRRLIEANLRLVVSVAKRYVGRGLTMLDLVQEGNLGLIRAVEKFDYARGYKFSTYATWWIRQAMSRALADQARTIRVPVHVVELINRVVRVQRRMLQERGYEPTAAEVAAHLGLPPERVSDVLRLAQEPVSLHAPVGEEDDVALGDLIEDGDATSPVESAAFLLLRQHLEAVLSTLGERERKVVQLRYGLADGRPRTLEEIGRLFGVTRERIRQIESKTLNKLRDHAFADQLRGYLD; this is translated from the coding sequence GTGCCTGAGTCCTCGGAGCGCGGCCGGCCCGGCCCCCACGGGTCCTGGATCCCCGCGGTTCCGCTCATCCCGTACGGGACGGACAGCGGTGAGGCCGTCGACTCCGCCCCCGACGTACCGCTGCCGCCCACCCTGGCAGCGATCATCCTGGAGGTCGCTCCCGTGCAGACCCAGACCCTCACGCAGACCGACAGCGGCACGCAGGACGAGCCCGACGCGGAGCCCGGAGTGCTCGCGGCCGTACCCGCGCAGGGCCGCCCGGCACGCCACCCGGAGGCGGGCGGCACGGCGCCGCAGGCACCGGCCGAACCGTCCGAACCGCCCGCCGAGGAGCTCGCAGGGGCCGACGCCGCGGAGGCGGTCGAGTCCGTCCGGATCCCCGTCGCCCGCACCGAGACCGGCGGCCCCTCCTCGGACCTGTTCCGCCAGTACCTGCGCGAGATCGGCCGCATCCCGCTGCTCACCGCGGCCGAGGAGGTCGAGCTCGCCCGCCGGGTCGAGGCCGGTCTGTTCGCCGAGGAGAAGCTGGGCACCACCCCCGACCTGGACAGCGAGGTCGCCCTCGACCTGGACCGGCTCGTCGTCATGGGCCGCATGGCCAAGCGGCGGCTCATCGAGGCCAACCTGCGGCTCGTGGTCTCCGTCGCCAAGCGGTACGTCGGACGCGGGCTGACCATGCTCGACCTCGTGCAGGAGGGCAACCTCGGCCTCATCCGCGCCGTCGAGAAGTTCGACTACGCCCGCGGCTACAAGTTCTCGACGTACGCCACCTGGTGGATCCGGCAGGCCATGTCCCGGGCGCTCGCCGACCAGGCCCGCACCATCCGGGTCCCGGTGCACGTCGTCGAGCTGATCAACCGGGTCGTGCGGGTCCAGCGGCGCATGCTCCAGGAGCGCGGCTACGAGCCCACGGCGGCCGAGGTCGCCGCCCATCTCGGCCTGCCCCCGGAGCGGGTCAGCGACGTGCTGCGGCTCGCCCAGGAGCCCGTCTCGCTACACGCCCCCGTCGGCGAGGAGGACGACGTCGCCCTCGGCGACCTCATCGAGGACGGCGACGCGACCAGCCCCGTCGAGTCCGCCGCCTTCCTGCTGCTGCGCCAGCACCTGGAGGCCGTCCTGTCGACGCTGGGGGAGCGGGAGCGCAAGGTCGTCCAGCTGCGCTACGGGCTCGCCGACGGCCGCCCGCGCACGCTGGAGGAGATCGGCCGCCTCTTCGGCGTCACCCGCGAGCGCATCCGCCAGATCGAGTCCAAGACGCTGAACAAGCTCCGCGACCACGCCTTCGCGGACCAACTCCGGGGCTATCTGGACTGA
- the dnaG gene encoding DNA primase: MAGRINDEDVKAVRDAVPIDAVVSEYLQLRNAGGGNLKGLCPFHDEKSPSFQVSPSKGLFHCFGCQEGGDTITFVMKVDHLSFSEAVERLAAQAGITLRYEEGGYNPAHQRGERIRLVEAHKIAAQWYAEQLATSPEAETGRIFLAERGFDQAAAVHFGVGYSPQGWDHLTRYLRGKGFSDKELVLSGLAQEGRRGPIDRFRGRLMWPIRDIGGEVVGFGARKLYEADNGPKYLNTPDTAIYRKSQVLYGIDLAKKEIAKASRAVVVEGYTDVMACHLAGVTTAIATCGTAFGGDHIKILRRLLMDNGSARVIFTFDGDAAGQKAALRAFEDDQKFAAETYIAIAPDGMDPCELRLAKGDEAVAELAEPRTPLFEFALRQIVSRYDLDTPAGRAAALDEAAPVVARIKNSGAQHEVAVELAGMLGILDTQFVVKRVAQLARWARERGGERGGKGGPARGQAPQPYETQAGRPRTSGPALNLRNAVYATERELLKLALQRPELVSPAFDAYGIDEFTAAPYAAVRQAIMDAGGAEYGVADPQEYLVRVREAAPDDTVRAMVTELAVEAIMRRTVDEAYAGDQLVAVRRRAVDRRIQEVQSTLARVGAGGDPAHLASVQNELWVLQQYGQALRERGAGAL, encoded by the coding sequence GTGGCAGGACGGATCAACGACGAGGACGTGAAGGCGGTACGGGACGCGGTCCCGATCGACGCCGTGGTGTCCGAGTACCTCCAGCTGCGCAACGCGGGCGGCGGCAACCTCAAGGGCCTGTGCCCGTTCCACGACGAGAAGTCGCCCTCCTTCCAGGTCAGCCCGAGCAAGGGGCTCTTCCACTGCTTCGGCTGCCAGGAGGGCGGCGACACCATCACCTTCGTGATGAAGGTGGACCACCTCTCCTTCTCGGAGGCGGTGGAGCGGCTCGCCGCCCAGGCCGGCATCACCCTGCGCTACGAGGAGGGCGGCTACAACCCCGCCCACCAGCGCGGCGAGCGGATCCGCCTGGTCGAGGCCCACAAGATCGCCGCCCAGTGGTACGCCGAGCAGCTCGCCACCAGCCCCGAGGCCGAGACCGGCCGCATCTTCCTCGCCGAGCGCGGCTTCGACCAGGCCGCCGCCGTGCACTTCGGCGTCGGCTACAGCCCCCAGGGCTGGGACCACCTCACCCGCTACCTGCGCGGCAAGGGCTTCAGCGACAAGGAGCTGGTCCTCTCCGGCCTCGCCCAGGAGGGCCGCCGCGGCCCCATCGACCGCTTCCGCGGCCGCCTGATGTGGCCCATCCGCGACATCGGCGGCGAGGTCGTCGGCTTCGGTGCGCGCAAGCTGTACGAGGCGGACAACGGCCCGAAGTACCTGAACACCCCCGACACCGCGATCTACAGGAAGTCCCAGGTCCTCTACGGCATCGACCTGGCCAAGAAGGAGATCGCCAAGGCCAGCCGCGCGGTCGTGGTCGAGGGCTACACCGACGTGATGGCCTGCCACCTCGCGGGCGTCACGACGGCCATCGCCACCTGTGGCACCGCCTTCGGCGGCGACCACATCAAGATCCTGCGCCGGCTGCTGATGGACAACGGCTCGGCGCGGGTGATCTTCACGTTCGACGGTGACGCGGCCGGTCAGAAGGCGGCCCTGCGCGCCTTCGAGGACGACCAGAAGTTCGCCGCCGAGACCTACATCGCGATCGCCCCCGACGGCATGGACCCCTGCGAGCTGCGCCTGGCCAAGGGCGACGAGGCGGTGGCCGAACTGGCCGAACCCCGCACGCCGCTCTTCGAGTTCGCGCTGCGGCAGATCGTGAGCCGCTACGACCTGGACACCCCCGCCGGCCGCGCGGCCGCCCTGGACGAGGCGGCCCCGGTCGTCGCCCGCATCAAGAACAGCGGCGCCCAGCACGAGGTCGCGGTCGAACTGGCCGGCATGCTCGGCATCCTGGACACCCAGTTCGTGGTCAAGCGCGTGGCCCAGCTGGCCCGTTGGGCCCGTGAACGCGGCGGCGAGCGCGGCGGAAAGGGCGGCCCCGCGCGGGGCCAGGCCCCGCAGCCGTACGAGACGCAGGCCGGCCGCCCCCGCACCTCCGGCCCGGCCCTCAACCTCCGCAACGCGGTGTACGCCACCGAGCGCGAGCTGCTCAAACTCGCCCTCCAGCGCCCGGAACTGGTGTCCCCCGCCTTCGACGCGTACGGCATCGACGAGTTCACCGCCGCCCCTTACGCGGCCGTCCGCCAGGCCATCATGGACGCGGGCGGCGCCGAGTACGGCGTAGCGGACCCGCAGGAGTACCTGGTCCGGGTCCGTGAGGCGGCCCCCGACGACACGGTGCGCGCCATGGTGACGGAGCTGGCCGTCGAGGCGATCATGCGCCGCACGGTCGACGAGGCCTACGCGGGCGACCAGTTGGTGGCCGTCCGCCGCCGCGCCGTGGACCGGCGCATCCAGGAGGTCCAGAGCACCCTGGCCCGTGTCGGCGCCGGCGGCGACCCCGCCCATCTCGCGTCCGTGCAGAACGAGTTGTGGGTGCTCCAGCAGTACGGACAGGCGCTGCGGGAGCGGGGAGCCGGCGCTCTCTGA
- a CDS encoding helix-turn-helix domain-containing protein: MAVQEVDAQAQAEAGAMGLEELLSLPATVNVTTAGRALGIGRDKAYELVRSGRFPVRTLPLGRTVRVPTAELWRLLGIEPRRGVEAEV, encoded by the coding sequence ATGGCTGTTCAGGAAGTGGACGCGCAGGCGCAAGCCGAGGCCGGAGCGATGGGGCTTGAGGAGCTTCTGTCTCTTCCAGCCACGGTCAACGTGACGACTGCCGGGCGTGCTCTGGGTATTGGCCGCGACAAGGCCTACGAGCTGGTGCGGTCGGGCCGGTTCCCCGTTCGCACGCTCCCGCTCGGGCGCACTGTGCGCGTACCGACGGCCGAGCTGTGGAGGCTTCTCGGCATCGAGCCCCGACGTGGGGTAGAGGCTGAGGTGTGA
- a CDS encoding FGGY family carbohydrate kinase, protein MGIVAGLDSSPDFTRIVVCDADTGAVIRQGYAPHPLENADGGRPSDVDPQAWLLSLGEAAGGGLLEGVQAIGVSAQANALVPLDAQGNTVRPAMTGGDKRAQVAAADLIDGLGGREAWAQAVGCVPQAAQPVTKLRWYARSEPENAQRTAGLLQAHDWLVWQLLGRPVRRTTDRGGASGTGYWSAGTGSYRPDLIELALGHQAMLPEVLGPSDAAGTTPEGLLISAGTGETMAAAFGLGIGLGDAVVSLGASGSVMAVHPEALADQSGMITSLADATGMHLPVVTTLNAVRTLRGTAELLGLPDLESLSELAMKSTPGSHGLVLLPYLEGERTPNLPHTAGTLAGLRRESMKPQHLARAAFEGMLCGLGDALDVLRGRGVEVRRVFLLGPAAELPAVQAAAPALFGAQVVVPQPADYAAIGAARQAAWAVGASQGTLDPRIPPVWPAPAAQYLDPGDELAVGQAVRQQFTAVREQTHPGAFGA, encoded by the coding sequence ATGGGGATAGTCGCCGGGTTGGACAGTTCGCCCGATTTCACACGCATCGTCGTCTGTGACGCGGACACCGGAGCCGTCATCCGGCAGGGCTACGCGCCGCACCCGCTGGAGAACGCCGACGGCGGGCGCCCCTCCGACGTCGATCCGCAGGCGTGGCTGCTGTCCCTGGGCGAGGCGGCCGGCGGCGGGCTGCTGGAGGGCGTGCAGGCCATCGGCGTCTCCGCGCAGGCGAACGCGCTGGTCCCGCTCGACGCGCAGGGCAACACCGTGCGCCCGGCCATGACCGGCGGCGACAAGCGGGCGCAGGTCGCGGCGGCCGACCTGATCGACGGGCTCGGCGGGCGCGAGGCGTGGGCGCAGGCGGTGGGCTGTGTGCCGCAGGCCGCCCAGCCGGTGACCAAGCTGCGCTGGTACGCCAGGAGCGAACCCGAGAACGCCCAGCGCACCGCCGGCCTGCTCCAGGCCCACGACTGGCTGGTGTGGCAGCTGCTCGGCCGCCCGGTCCGGCGCACCACCGACCGCGGGGGCGCCTCCGGCACCGGGTACTGGTCCGCGGGCACCGGCTCCTACCGGCCCGACCTGATCGAGCTGGCACTGGGTCACCAGGCCATGCTCCCCGAGGTGCTCGGCCCGTCGGACGCGGCCGGTACGACGCCCGAGGGTCTGCTGATCTCTGCCGGGACGGGGGAGACGATGGCCGCCGCCTTCGGGCTCGGGATCGGGCTCGGGGACGCGGTCGTGTCCCTCGGGGCGTCCGGGTCCGTGATGGCCGTGCACCCCGAGGCGCTCGCCGACCAGAGCGGGATGATCACGTCCCTGGCCGACGCGACCGGCATGCACCTGCCCGTCGTCACCACCCTGAACGCCGTACGGACCCTGCGGGGTACGGCTGAACTCCTCGGGCTGCCCGACCTGGAGAGCCTGTCCGAGCTGGCCATGAAGTCCACCCCCGGCTCGCACGGGCTGGTGCTGCTGCCCTACCTGGAGGGCGAGCGCACGCCGAACCTGCCGCACACCGCCGGGACGCTGGCCGGGCTGCGCCGGGAGTCGATGAAGCCGCAGCACCTCGCGCGGGCCGCCTTCGAGGGCATGCTGTGCGGGCTCGGGGACGCCCTGGACGTGCTGCGCGGCCGGGGCGTGGAGGTGCGGCGGGTGTTCCTGCTCGGGCCGGCCGCCGAGCTGCCCGCCGTACAGGCCGCCGCGCCCGCCCTCTTCGGCGCCCAGGTCGTCGTACCGCAGCCCGCCGACTACGCCGCGATCGGCGCCGCCCGGCAGGCCGCCTGGGCGGTCGGCGCCTCCCAGGGCACCCTCGACCCGCGCATCCCTCCGGTGTGGCCGGCCCCCGCGGCGCAGTACCTGGACCCGGGCGACGAGCTCGCGGTCGGCCAGGCGGTGCGCCAGCAGTTCACGGCGGTGCGGGAGCAGACGCACCCGGGAGCGTTCGGGGCGTAG
- a CDS encoding ABC transporter ATP-binding protein: MAGPMGRMMAGGGPDQRSMDFKGSGKRLLARFRPERVTIYVLLTCVVVSVGLSVIGPKILGRATDLVFAGIVGRRMPEGATKEQVLASMREHGQGAIADMLRSTDFTPGKGIDFGAVGSVLLLALGTFLVAGLSMAVATRLVNRTVNRTMYRMREDVQTKLSRLPLSYFDKRQRGEVLSRATNDIDNIGQTLQQSMGQLINAVLTVIGVLAMMFYVSWILALVALVTVPLSFVVATRIGKRSQPHFVAQWRTTGKLNAHIEEMYTGHTLVKVFGRQEQSAAQFAEENDALYEAGFRAQFNSGMMQPLMMFVSNINYVLVAVVGGLRVASGSLSIGDVQAFIQYSRQFSMPLTQIASMANLVQSGVASAERIFELLDAEEQEADPVPAERPAELRGRVALEGVSFRYDPEKPLIEDLSLKVEPGHTVAIVGPTGAGKTTLVNLLMRFYEVSGGRITLDGVDVARMSRDELRAGIGMVLQDTWLFGGTIAENIAYGASRDVTRGEIEEAARAAHADRFVRTLPDGYDTVIDDEGTGVSAGEKQLITIARAFLSDPVILVLDEATSSVDTRTEVLIQKAMAKLAHGRTSFVIAHRLSTIRDADTILVMENGSIVEQGTHTDLLAADGAYARLYKAQFAEAVAEVD, from the coding sequence ATGGCCGGTCCCATGGGACGGATGATGGCCGGCGGCGGCCCCGACCAGCGCTCGATGGACTTCAAGGGCTCGGGCAAGCGGCTTCTCGCCCGGTTCCGCCCCGAGCGCGTGACGATCTACGTGCTGCTCACCTGCGTCGTCGTCAGCGTCGGGCTGAGCGTGATCGGGCCGAAGATCCTCGGCAGGGCCACCGACCTGGTCTTCGCCGGCATCGTCGGCCGGCGGATGCCGGAGGGAGCCACCAAGGAGCAGGTGCTGGCGTCGATGCGCGAGCACGGCCAGGGCGCCATCGCGGACATGCTCCGCAGCACCGACTTCACCCCGGGCAAGGGCATCGACTTCGGTGCCGTCGGCAGCGTGCTGCTGCTGGCGCTCGGCACCTTCCTGGTCGCCGGTCTGTCGATGGCGGTGGCGACCCGGCTGGTGAACCGGACCGTCAACCGCACGATGTACCGGATGCGCGAGGACGTACAGACGAAGCTGTCGCGGCTGCCGCTGTCGTACTTCGACAAGCGCCAGCGCGGGGAGGTGCTCTCGCGGGCGACGAACGACATCGACAACATCGGCCAGACGCTCCAGCAGTCGATGGGCCAGCTGATCAACGCGGTGCTGACCGTCATCGGCGTGCTCGCGATGATGTTCTACGTCTCCTGGATCCTGGCGCTGGTCGCGCTCGTCACCGTGCCGCTGTCGTTCGTCGTCGCCACCCGCATCGGCAAGCGCTCGCAGCCGCACTTCGTGGCGCAGTGGCGCACCACCGGCAAGCTGAACGCGCACATCGAGGAGATGTACACCGGGCACACCCTGGTGAAGGTGTTCGGCCGCCAGGAGCAGTCGGCGGCACAGTTCGCCGAGGAGAACGACGCGCTGTACGAGGCCGGGTTCAGGGCGCAGTTCAACAGTGGGATGATGCAGCCGCTGATGATGTTCGTGTCGAACATCAACTACGTGCTGGTGGCCGTGGTCGGCGGTCTGCGGGTCGCCTCCGGTTCCCTGTCCATCGGTGATGTGCAGGCCTTCATCCAGTACTCGCGGCAGTTCTCGATGCCGCTGACGCAGATCGCCTCGATGGCGAACCTGGTGCAGTCCGGCGTCGCCTCGGCCGAGCGGATCTTCGAACTCCTGGACGCGGAGGAGCAGGAGGCGGATCCGGTGCCCGCCGAGCGGCCGGCCGAGCTGCGCGGGCGGGTGGCGCTGGAGGGCGTGTCCTTCCGGTACGACCCGGAGAAGCCGCTGATCGAGGACTTGTCGCTGAAGGTCGAGCCCGGTCACACAGTGGCGATCGTCGGCCCGACCGGCGCGGGCAAGACCACGCTGGTCAACCTGCTGATGCGGTTCTACGAGGTCTCCGGCGGCCGGATCACGCTCGACGGCGTCGACGTCGCGCGGATGTCCCGGGACGAACTGCGCGCCGGGATCGGCATGGTGCTCCAGGACACCTGGCTGTTCGGCGGCACCATCGCGGAGAACATCGCGTACGGCGCCTCACGGGATGTCACGCGGGGCGAGATCGAGGAGGCCGCGCGGGCCGCGCACGCCGACCGGTTCGTGCGGACGCTGCCCGACGGCTACGACACGGTGATCGACGACGAGGGCACGGGGGTGAGCGCCGGTGAGAAGCAGCTCATCACCATCGCGCGGGCGTTCCTGTCCGACCCGGTGATCCTGGTGCTGGACGAGGCGACCAGCTCGGTCGACACCCGGACCGAGGTGCTGATCCAGAAGGCGATGGCCAAACTGGCGCACGGGCGCACGTCGTTCGTCATCGCGCATCGGCTCTCCACCATCCGGGACGCCGACACGATCCTGGTGATGGAGAACGGTTCGATCGTCGAACAGGGCACGCACACCGACCTGTTGGCGGCCGACGGTGCGTACGCGCGGCTGTACAAGGCGCAGTTCGCGGAGGCGGTCGCCGAGGTCGACTGA
- a CDS encoding ABC transporter ATP-binding protein — protein sequence MLIRLLRTCLRPYKKPIALLVLLQLLQTCATLYLPTLNADIIDNGVMKGDTGYILSFGALMIGVSLVQVVCNIGAVYFGARTASALGRDVRAAVFDRVQSFSAREVGHFGAPSLITRTTNDVQQIQMLVLMTFTLMVSAPIMCVGGIVLALGLDVPLSGVLVAVVPVLGICVTLIVRRLRPLFRTMQVRLDTVNRVLREQITGNRVIRAFVRDEYEQRRFGRANADLTEMQLASGNMLALMFPIVMTVVNLSSIAVVWFGAHRIDSGGMAIGDLTAFLAYLMQIVMSVMMATFMFMMVPRAEVCAERVQEVLDTESSVVPPAAPVTELRRHGHLEIRGAGFRYPGAEEPVLKAVDLVARPGETTAVIGSTGSGKSTLLGLVPRLFDATDGEVLVDGVDVASVEPELLARTVGLVPQRPYLFAGTVATNLRYGNPDATDEELWHALEVAQAKDFVERLEGGLNAPIAQGGTNVSGGQRQRLAIARTLVQRPEIYLFDDSFSALDYATDAALRGALAAETAEATVVIVAQRVATIRDADRIVVLDEGRIVGTGRHHELMADNETYREIVLSQLTEAEAA from the coding sequence GTGCTCATACGACTTCTGCGGACCTGCCTCAGGCCCTACAAGAAACCCATAGCTCTCCTGGTGCTGCTGCAGCTCCTCCAGACCTGCGCCACCCTCTACCTGCCCACCCTGAACGCCGACATCATCGACAACGGTGTCATGAAGGGTGACACGGGGTACATCCTGTCCTTCGGCGCGCTGATGATCGGCGTCTCGCTGGTGCAGGTCGTCTGCAACATCGGCGCCGTGTACTTCGGCGCCCGGACCGCCTCGGCGCTCGGCCGGGACGTCCGGGCCGCGGTGTTCGACCGTGTGCAGTCCTTCTCCGCGCGCGAGGTGGGTCACTTCGGGGCGCCCTCCCTCATCACGCGGACGACCAACGACGTCCAGCAGATCCAGATGCTGGTCCTGATGACGTTCACGCTGATGGTGTCGGCGCCCATCATGTGCGTCGGCGGCATCGTCCTGGCGCTCGGCCTCGACGTACCCCTGTCCGGGGTGCTGGTGGCGGTGGTGCCGGTGCTGGGGATCTGCGTGACGCTGATCGTGCGGCGGCTGCGCCCGCTGTTCCGGACCATGCAGGTGCGCCTGGACACGGTGAACCGGGTGCTGCGCGAGCAGATCACCGGCAACCGGGTCATCCGCGCCTTCGTGCGCGACGAGTACGAGCAGCGCCGGTTCGGCAGGGCCAACGCCGACCTCACCGAGATGCAGCTGGCCAGCGGCAACATGCTCGCGCTGATGTTCCCGATCGTGATGACGGTGGTGAACCTGTCGTCGATCGCGGTGGTGTGGTTCGGCGCACACCGCATCGACAGCGGCGGCATGGCGATCGGCGACCTGACGGCGTTCCTCGCCTATCTGATGCAGATCGTCATGTCCGTGATGATGGCCACCTTCATGTTCATGATGGTGCCGCGCGCGGAGGTCTGCGCCGAGCGCGTCCAGGAGGTCCTGGACACCGAATCCAGCGTCGTGCCGCCCGCCGCTCCCGTCACCGAGCTGCGCCGCCACGGCCATCTGGAGATCCGCGGCGCCGGGTTCCGCTACCCGGGTGCCGAGGAGCCCGTGCTGAAGGCCGTCGACCTGGTGGCCCGGCCGGGTGAGACCACCGCCGTGATCGGCTCGACCGGCAGCGGCAAGTCGACGCTGCTCGGGCTGGTCCCGCGGCTGTTCGACGCGACCGACGGCGAGGTGCTCGTGGACGGCGTCGACGTGGCGAGCGTCGAGCCGGAGCTGCTCGCGCGGACGGTCGGCCTGGTGCCGCAGAGGCCGTATCTGTTCGCGGGCACGGTGGCCACCAACCTGCGCTACGGCAATCCGGACGCGACCGACGAGGAGCTGTGGCACGCGCTGGAGGTGGCGCAGGCCAAGGACTTCGTGGAGCGGCTGGAGGGCGGGCTGAACGCGCCGATCGCCCAGGGGGGTACGAACGTGTCCGGAGGTCAGCGGCAGCGGCTCGCCATCGCCCGCACCCTCGTGCAGCGCCCGGAGATCTACCTGTTCGACGACTCCTTCTCCGCCCTCGACTACGCCACGGACGCGGCCCTGCGCGGCGCGCTCGCCGCGGAGACCGCCGAGGCCACGGTCGTGATCGTCGCCCAGCGCGTGGCGACCATCCGGGACGCCGACCGGATCGTGGTCCTGGACGAGGGCCGGATCGTCGGCACCGGCCGCCACCACGAGCTGATGGCGGACAACGAGACCTACCGGGAGATCGTGCTCTCCCAGCTGACGGAAGCGGAGGCTGCCTGA
- a CDS encoding tyrosine-type recombinase/integrase has product MFEPSYYRRCQCKGPLKDKDGKPKLNTDGSPKIGSIGTTCPKLGPKHGTWAFYFELEPDENGHRQRIRRGGFTKKDDAKKKAKELYDAAMAGTDVLSDEKCGDFFLRWIRAKKSLARTTRHGYEEHLANYLIPYLGHIKRRDLKVRHLDRMYDAIEKKNAERVLHRLRVDQLQSQRDTAHRAWVKAAGKAGERRAARRAFLDANAALREGRKGLRKVTSAATMHRINDTLSSALSWGIKSEQAFAKNWAQFVELPSATRPKPIVWTPERIEHWKRTGEKPGPVMVWTPELTGQFLDFVKGDWLYELWHSFIFLGPRRGEMAALPWTDVSTDALWLRVSQQVVEVAYQLYDEAPKADSVRTLSLSLESGDNLVAFRAKQERERQEWGDAYVETGRVWTHENGGALHPDWISRRFTRLVELSGLPPVRLHDLRHLAATLSLLAGNDIKVVQEKLGHSSRQITSDTYTSVLPEMMRAEAESVMAVVPRDIAFDVRTPLKLPETAWQDGLAVLVAHGARQSAGTWAVGAQTRPDADLLGMITLAARGQDDAANAAVKWIRDHCAANDLELVRVENFNDRYPEEQRADFSLTRFTLGGADTPGPEGWALPTGLPPAPTRAARRSHARGQQAA; this is encoded by the coding sequence ATGTTCGAGCCGAGTTACTACCGACGATGCCAGTGCAAGGGGCCGCTCAAGGACAAGGACGGCAAACCCAAGCTCAACACTGACGGCTCCCCAAAGATCGGCTCCATCGGCACCACGTGCCCAAAGCTGGGCCCGAAACACGGCACGTGGGCCTTCTACTTCGAGCTGGAACCCGACGAGAACGGTCACCGACAGCGCATCCGCCGCGGTGGCTTCACCAAGAAGGACGACGCCAAGAAGAAGGCGAAGGAACTCTACGACGCCGCCATGGCCGGCACCGATGTGCTGTCCGACGAGAAATGCGGAGACTTCTTCCTCCGCTGGATCAGAGCGAAGAAGTCCCTAGCCCGCACCACCCGCCACGGCTACGAGGAGCACCTCGCCAACTACCTCATCCCCTACCTCGGGCACATCAAGCGCCGCGACCTCAAAGTCCGCCACCTCGACCGCATGTACGACGCGATCGAGAAAAAGAACGCCGAAAGGGTCCTCCACCGCCTCCGCGTAGACCAGCTCCAGAGCCAGCGCGACACCGCCCACCGGGCCTGGGTGAAGGCTGCTGGAAAGGCAGGGGAGCGCCGCGCCGCCCGCCGGGCGTTCCTCGACGCGAACGCGGCACTCCGCGAAGGAAGGAAAGGGCTGCGCAAGGTGACCTCCGCAGCCACCATGCACCGCATCAACGACACCCTCTCCTCGGCCCTCTCCTGGGGCATCAAGAGCGAGCAGGCCTTCGCCAAGAACTGGGCACAATTCGTCGAGCTACCCTCAGCCACCCGACCGAAGCCGATCGTCTGGACACCCGAACGCATCGAACACTGGAAGCGCACGGGCGAGAAGCCCGGACCGGTCATGGTCTGGACTCCGGAGTTGACCGGCCAGTTCCTCGACTTCGTCAAAGGCGACTGGCTCTACGAGCTCTGGCACTCGTTCATCTTCCTCGGCCCCCGCCGCGGCGAAATGGCCGCGCTGCCCTGGACGGATGTCAGCACTGACGCGCTCTGGCTACGGGTCTCCCAGCAGGTCGTAGAGGTCGCCTACCAGTTGTACGACGAAGCACCGAAGGCCGACAGCGTCCGCACGCTCTCGCTGAGCTTGGAGTCGGGCGACAACCTGGTCGCCTTTCGAGCCAAGCAGGAGCGCGAGCGCCAGGAGTGGGGCGACGCCTATGTCGAGACCGGCCGCGTGTGGACACACGAGAACGGCGGCGCCCTCCACCCCGACTGGATATCCCGACGCTTCACCCGCCTCGTGGAGCTATCCGGACTGCCCCCGGTCCGCCTTCACGATCTGCGACACCTCGCCGCCACCCTGTCCCTACTCGCCGGGAATGACATCAAGGTGGTCCAAGAGAAGCTGGGCCACTCCTCACGCCAGATCACCTCGGACACCTACACCAGCGTGCTGCCCGAGATGATGCGCGCCGAAGCCGAATCGGTCATGGCCGTCGTCCCTCGCGACATCGCCTTCGACGTACGCACACCACTGAAGCTTCCCGAGACAGCCTGGCAGGACGGCCTAGCCGTCCTCGTGGCCCATGGCGCACGCCAGTCGGCCGGCACCTGGGCCGTGGGAGCCCAAACCCGACCGGACGCCGATCTTCTCGGCATGATCACGCTCGCCGCCCGAGGACAGGACGACGCCGCCAACGCAGCCGTGAAGTGGATACGCGACCACTGCGCCGCGAACGACCTGGAGTTGGTGCGGGTCGAGAACTTCAACGACCGCTACCCAGAGGAGCAGCGAGCGGACTTCTCACTCACGCGCTTCACCCTCGGCGGCGCCGACACCCCCGGACCAGAGGGCTGGGCACTGCCGACGGGCCTGCCGCCCGCACCTACGCGGGCCGCCCGCCGGTCGCACGCTAGGGGCCAGCAGGCCGCCTGA